In Trichoderma asperellum chromosome 1, complete sequence, a single window of DNA contains:
- a CDS encoding uncharacterized protein (EggNog:ENOG41), with the protein MSSTPWIFICPSSRGIGHALTCHLLRNTSRSSIPILATTRHSDLAAAKAAILKDVFSSSSSSFSSSSSPSPSSSQLQDKLSKRLSVVRCDVADESTIESAAKEAENLFPKKSHHLHLACVLPGVLLNPEKSLAQVDAKATLDSFRINAVGQLLMAKHFFGFLPRKATAMPGYNGYDYNEDEDDEEDEEREDQDDEDEAEEEATSLRLPRHATWLNMSARVGSTTDNRSGGWFSYRASKAAVNSFTKSLDIHLRNRAGDNAMAVAYHPGTVKTDLSKDYWGGVPKEKLFSAEYAAEKLVDVVCGLGVSDRGRCWDWKGTEVLP; encoded by the coding sequence ATGTCTTCAACGCCTTGGATCTTCATTTGCCCCTCTAGCAGAGGCATCGGCCATGCCCTCACCTGCCATCTCCTGCGAAACACATCTCGCTCGTCCATCCCGATTCTTGCGACGACGCGTCATTCCGACCTGGCAGCTGCCAAGGCCGCAATCCTCAAAGatgtcttttcttcatcgtcgtcatcattctcatcttcgtcttcgccgtctccatcgtcatcacaGCTGCAGGACAAGCTATCAAAGCGCCTCTCTGTCGTCCGATGCGACGTGGCTGATGAATCCACCATTGAATCTGCCgccaaagaggcagagaatcTGTTTCCCAAGAAATCGCATCACTTGCATCTTGCCTGCGTCCTCCCGGGAGTGCTATTGAATCCAGAAAAGTCTCTGGCGCAGGTTGATGCAAAGGCTACTTTGGACTCATTTCGAATCAATGCTGTGGGACAATTGCTCATGGCAAAGCACTTTTTCGGATTCTTGCCTAGGAAGGCGACGGCGATGCCGGGCTACAACGGCTATGACtataatgaagatgaagatgacgaagaagacgaggagagggaggatcaagatgatgaggacgaagcTGAGGAAGAGGCAACATCATTGCGTCTGCCTCGGCACGCTACTTGGCTGAACATGTCGGCAAGGGTGGGATCTACTACTGACAACCGCTCTGGCGGATGGTTCTCATACCGCGCGAGCAAGGCTGCCGTCAACAGCTTCACCAAGAGCCTTGATATACATCTGCGCAACAGGGCAGGCGATAATGCAATGGCGGTGGCGTATCACCCCGGCACGGTCAAGACGGATTTGAGCAAGGACTATTGGGGCGGCGTGCCCAAGGAGAAGCTGTTTAGCGCTGAATATGCAGCTGAGAAACTTGTAGATGTGGTTTGTGGGCTTGGAGTGAGTGATAGGGGAAGATGCTGGGACTGGAAGGGAACTGAAGTTCTCCCTTGA
- a CDS encoding uncharacterized protein (EggNog:ENOG41) yields the protein MTKARERALRRPSGWTLGLDSHTSNPDLDCSGPLLVNDATPLFFAAAHAQDKSIIHCLLVNGADPNKPVRNKENMACKKEKVETMLGALFRHWWHTPGRIRSASWEVARPIIEDLLSFGAILDAVDEEPSALE from the coding sequence ATGACAAAGGCTCGCGAGAGGGCGCTGAGACGACCATCAGGATGGACACTGGGCCTTGACTCGCACACGAGCAATCCGGACTTGGACTGTTCGGGACCACTCCTCGTCAACGATGCGACTCCGCTGTTTTTTGCGGCAGCCCATGCCCAAGACAAAAGTATCATCCATTGCTTGCTGGTCAACGGCGCCGATCCCAACAAGCCAGTACGAAACAAGGAAAACATGGCctgcaagaaggagaaggttGAAACGATGCTCGGTGCTCTTTTCCGCCATTGGTGGCATACTCCAGGCCGCATCCGCTCAGCCTCGTGGGAAGTCGCCAGACCCATCATCGAGGACCTTTTGTCCTTTGGCGCCATCCTGGATGCCGTCGATGAAGAGCCATCTGCGCTTGAATAA
- a CDS encoding uncharacterized protein (EggNog:ENOG41): MSTLTEFAYFPRLPAELRIEIWKLVPEPDRLIGWVPCSNCEDICKQRPNCREEEEAKPLARQQCMEANHPDWLVKYVAHPRKNAIFAPLHACRESREVWMSKYFQPPRNVTVNVSGTDIPVKFNVPFLNYEHDVFTMFGAWSSTSIFDVGAPMEAPVEPFIGLDRSRIQHGGYCEIMDQFFPASTLFEVNELPALKRLSLITMGPQPQADKQQESGVLMQMTPCTAERYDCQIVDLVNPQAGENSAFLNDSRPRAHRHTKQKKFDLFYDEWKAWLWHVVEADAHFLIKSNAASWWKVVKFSMAENGGHHPRTAEDCPLYPDRCSGPAGHSRCVIDNWKSKYEFSCKYLVEDKWASVLQNDVGVKLGGWQHPINREEKNKEDKRIRNYIDENYQGIWQWIDDDEE, translated from the coding sequence ATGTCTACTCTTACAGAGTTTGCCTACTTCCCACGGCTTCCTGCCGAGCTGAGGATAGAGATATGGAAGCTTGTGCCTGAGCCGGATCGCCTCATTGGCTGGGTCCCCTGCTCCAATTGCGAAGATATCTGCAAGCAAAGACCAAACtgccgagaagaagaagaggccaagcCGCTCGCCAGACAACAGTGTATGGAGGCAAATCATCCGGACTGGCTGGTCAAGTATGTGGCACACCCACGCAAAAATGCCATCTTCGCTCCTCTACACGCCTGTCGCGAGTCTCGCGAAGTGTGGATGTCCAAGTACTTTCAACCCCCCCGGAACGTCACGGTCAATGTATCTGGGACCGATATCCCGGTCAAATTCAATGTACCTTTCCTCAACTACGAGCATGATGTTTTTACTATGTTCGGAGCCTGGAGCTCAACCAGTATCTTCGATGTCGGCGCGCCGATGGAAGCCCCGGTCGAGCCATTTATCGGCCTCGATCGGTCACGCATCCAACACGGCGGATACTGTGAAATTATGGACCAGTTCTTCCCCGCGTCTACTCTATTCGAGGTCAACGAGCTGCCAGCCTTGAAGAGGCTGTCGCTGATTACTATGGGTCCACAACCCCAGGCCGATAAGCAGCAGGAGTCCGGGGTGCTGATGCAAATGACACCTTGCACAGCTGAGCGCTATGACTGTCAGATCGTGGACCTGGTGAACCCCCAGGCCGGCGAGAACTCTGCCTTTCTGAACGATTCCCGGCCGCGAGCCCACCGACAcacgaagcagaagaagttTGACTTGTTCTACGACGAGTGGAAGGCTTGGCTATGGCACGTTGTGGAAGCTGACGCACATTTCCTCATCAAATCAAACGCCGCTTCCTGGTGGAAGGTTGTCAAGTTCTCCATGGCAGAGAACGGGGGTCACCACCCTCGCACCGCTGAGGACTGTCCTCTCTACCCAGATCGATGCAGCGGGCCTGCTGGACACAGCCGATGTGTTATTGACAACTGGAAGTCAAAGTATGAGTTTTCCTGCAAGTATCTGGTAGAAGACAAGTGGGCCAGCGTCCTGCAGAACGATGTTGGCGTGAAGCTTGGGGGATGGCAGCATCCCATCAACcgagaggagaaaaacaaGGAGGATAAGCGTATCCGCAACTACATCGACGAGAACTACCAAGGTATCTGGCAGtggattgatgatgatgaagagtaa
- a CDS encoding uncharacterized protein (EggNog:ENOG41~TransMembrane:11 (o47-78i85-108o160-178i190-211o223-247i614-631o643-659i666-686o692-711i718-740o760-776i)), which yields MSADVSADSGASSGATQKQASRKKQTLPSWLDHFNGNDLKTLFRCSVAAWVASLLIYIGPSLHSIGSTTFFAALVLFVTPPAGILLIYLLGSLSLLFGMCLGWAWGIATMKAALAARPASDTQAQLQALQQAAVAQAKSTGQNATVIGQELVYQGAMLDARVTVVYYVMILAFIYFLARLKAGNIKLTFLHLFGTIVADVFLLIGPLLPSFTPLLGQTLVKPGAIGVGIGAACCLIFFPQSTSYAVLRKMEQLVRMLDTPLDLTQRRFAGELLDLGQLKATRNGIVALYKSMAPEIAFLPLDVSRGRWNAEDVKGLEECIRQAMIAGVSLLDFHITTIAGLQKVDEAGLQYDKHSSDGAAAEKGGHEIGQRHVLQYAELMNALRTPEQSELRIRMTEAMNETTAQVRLACSESIALVGECIHTVNTRRWIRQPSQQEFDGLIGRLETTLAALQSARDSCTTNTTEAILECHSDLFDQDGQLKAPDGTTLHSQSLRAMMVAMVLEERIIGVALATEAMLKHVLHLTTSQTRHRIWLPSRIRYAFGWLVSGKDTVPVAGVSDDGVTDDPDVVDEQSKAVRQRLRLIRGYESPHRGTRLGRAIVGTYRWITNPAGMYSMRMVVVTLATAIPAAIPNSAGFFYREKGLWAVITAQTCVLLYMADFTFSLISRALGTVIGGLFGLVAWYIGSGSGPGNSYGLAASTAVFIVIAMWLRIFLPLAYVQATAMGGVTMILILGFSYAFDHQPQFGSPGLGYQAFWKRLVDVLIGFAAATVVQLFPKPPSATEHVCKTLANTIRTLSDYYALLLSHWSRTCRDGPISAAAIEDLTLEVAEVLSSVTGSIALLKADFSAGPFDQATLRYAQEQCQNMNQALGRLLYLSATLPQVFQERLVSVLGILDDAAIGNIMAVLAIVEQALRTGSPLPERLPVPLLRTYFESLSAAQRQNIDLNISLVRDENYRRYCVAVASYLKFLTAIDDLVLSLKRTLGERHVVYLKGDEV from the coding sequence atgTCGGCGGATGTGTCTGCTGACAGTGGCGCCAGCAGTGGCGCCACGCAGAAACAAGCTtccagaaagaagcaaactCTGCCCTCATGGCTGGATCACTTCAACGGCAACGACCTCAAGACGCTCTTCCGCTGTTCCGTGGCGGCCTGGGTAGCCTCCCTCCTGATATACATTGGGCCGTCGCTGCATAGCATTGGCTCAACCACCTTCTTTGCCGCACTGGTGCTCTTCGTGACGCCACCCGCCggcatcctcctcatctaTCTGCTCGGATCCCTGTCCCTCCTTTTTGGCATGTGCCTTGGCTGGGCCTGGGGCATCGCGACCATGaaggcggcgctggctgCTCGTCCCGCATCCGATACCCAAGCACAGCTCCAGGCCCTGCAGCAGGCGGCTGTCGCTCAGGCAAAGAGCACCGGCCAGAATGCAACCGTCATTGGCCAGGAGCTGGTCTACCAGGGCGCGATGCTCGATGCCCGTGTGACGGTGGTGTACTATGTCATGATTCTGGCCTTCATCTACTTCCTGGCCCGCCTTAAAGCCGGCAATATCAAACTGACGTTTCTCCACCTATTCGGTACCATCGTGGCGGATGTCTTTTTGCTAATTGGACCCCTGCTGCCGTCCTTTACGCCGCTTCTGGGGCAGACGTTGGTGAAACCAGGGGCCATTGGCGTCGGTATAGGAGCTGCCTGCTGCCTTATCTTCTTCCCGCAGTCCACCTCCTATGCAGTACTCCGGAAGATGGAGCAGCTCGTGCGGATGCTGGACACCCCACTTGACCTAACTCAGAGGCGCTTTGCAGGCGAGTTGTTGGACTTGGGCCAGCTAAAGGCCACGAGGAATGGCATCGTGGCTCTATATAAGTCGATGGCGCCTGAAATCGCCTTCCTCCCGCTCGATGTCTCCCGCGGACGTTGGAACGCAGAAGACGTCAAGGGCCTAGAAGAATGTATCCGCCAGGCCATGATAGCCGGCGTGTCCTTGCTCGACTTCCacatcaccaccatcgccGGCCTGCAAAAGGTAGACGAGGCGGGCTTGCAGTACGACAAGCACTCAAGCGACGGTGCGGCGGCCGAAAAGGGAGGGCATGAGATTGGCCAGCGCCATGTCCTGCAATATGCAGAGTTGATGAACGCCTTGCGAACCCCAGAGCAGAGCGAGCTCCGAATCCGGATGACAGAAGCAATGAACGAGACAACCGCTCAGGTGAGACTAGCCTGTTCCGAGTCCATCGCACTCGTCGGGGAGTGCATCCACACGGTGAACACCCGTCGATGGATCCGCCAGCCATCCCAGCAAGAGTTTGACGGGTTGATTGGACGTCTGGAGACAACCCTGGCAGCGTTGCAATCCGCTCGCGACTCCTGTACGACCAATACCACCGAAGCCATTCTGGAGTGCCATTCCGATCTCTTTGATCAGGACGGCCAGCTCAAGGCCCCGGATGGCACCACCTTGCATTCACAATCCCTGCGAGCCATGATGGTGGCCATGGTGTTGGAGGAGCGGATCATTGGCGTAGCATTAGCCACGGAAGCCATGCTGAAGCACGTTTTACATCTAACAACATCACAGACCCGTCACCGTATCTGGCTCCCCTCCCGCATACGCTACGCCTTTGGGTGGCTTGTCAGCGGCAAGGACACCGTCCCTGTCGCCGGTGTTTCTGATGATGGTGTCACAGACGACCCAGACGTGGTTGATGAACAGTCCAAGGCGGTGCGCCAGCGACTTCGGCTCATTCGTGGATACGAGTCCCCTCATCGCGGAACTCGACTTGGCAGAGCCATTGTCGGCACATACCGCTGGATAACCAACCCAGCTGGCATGTACTCGATGCGCATGGTTGTCGTGACGCTGGCCACTGCCATCCCCGCAGCTATTCCCAACTCTGCCGGCTTCTTCTACCGCGAAAAGGGGTTGTGGGCAGTCATTACCGCGCAAACTTGCGTGCTCTTATACATGGCCGATTTTACCTTTTCTCTCATCTCCAGAGCGCTCGGCACGGTGATTGGAGGTCTCTTTGGCCTTGTGGCATGGTATATAGGATCCGGTAGCGGTCCTGGGAACTCATATGGCTTGgctgctagcactgctgTGTTTATCGTGATAGCCATGTGGCTGAGGATATTCTTGCCTCTAGCCTATGTTCAGGCAACTGCCATGGGCGGAGTCACAATGATTCTCATTTTGGGCTTCTCTTATGCCTTTGACCACCAACCACAGTTTGGATCTCCAGGCTTAGGTTATCAAGCCTTCTGGAAGCGACTGGTCGACGTCCTCATAGGCTTTGCTGCCGCGACTGTCGTTCAGCTATTCCCCAAGCCGCCATCTGCCACCGAACACGTGTGTAAGACGTTGGCGAACACTATACGAACACTGTCAGACTATTACGCTTTACTTTTGTCTCACTGGAGTCGAACATGTAGAGACGGCCCCATCAGTGCCGCTGCCATAGAGGATCTAACGCTGGAAGTCGCCGAGGTTCTATCATCAGTGACTGGATCGATAGCGCTACTAAAGGCAGACTTTAGTGCTGGTCCATTCGACCAAGCTACCTTGCGCTACGCCCAAGAGCAGTGTCAAAACATGAATCAGGCACTAGGGAGGCTCCTTTATCTATCAGCCACTCTCCCCCAAGTGTTTCAAGAGAGGCTAGTATCCGTTCTCGGCATATTGGATGACGCTGCCATTGGAAATATCATGGCCGTATTGGCAATCGTCGAGCAAGCCCTACGGACTGGGTCCCCTCTCCCTGAACGGCTCCCTGTGCCCCTTCTGCGTACATATTTTGAGTCTCTGTCGGCTGCACAGCGTCAGAATATCGATCTGAACATCTCACTTGTTCGAGACGAGAATTATCGACGCTATTGCGTTGCCGTGGCTTCTTACTTGAAGTTTCTAACTGCTATTGATGATTTAGTCTTGTCCTTGAAGAGAACTCTAGGAGAACGCCATGTGGTTTATCTAAAGGGTGATGAGGTATGA